GCTCCAGCAGTAGCTCGGCCGTCCTGTCCGTGGAGCCGTCGTCCACCGCGACGACCTCGTACGGCTCGCCCGTGCCGTCCAGCACTGGCCGTAGCCGCCCCACCAGCGCCGGCAACGCCTCTTCCTCGTTGAACATCGGGATCACGACCGACAACTCAACCGCATACTCGATCCGGTCGGTCGGGTCGTGGAGCACATCAATCATTCGGAGATGCCAGCCCATTCTCGAGCGGGTCGGCGCAACAAAGCGCACGATTTGCTCGCATACGGTACTGTCTGGGGCTGTTTCAGTGTGTACAGACACACGCTCTCGAACCTCGGGTGCCGTAATCGATGCCGAACTTCACCGAGCCCGCCCCCGCCGCCGTGACCGAGGCCGGGGTCGCCCGGCAGCTGCCGGTGTTCGCGATCATCGGTGTGCTGTCCACCGCCGCCTATCTGGGCCTGTACACGGCGCTCCGGCCGGCGCTCGACGCCCAGCCCGCCAACCTGGTCTCGCTGTTGGCCACCGCTGTGGCGAACACCGCCGCCAACCGCCGATTCACCTTCCGGGTGCACGGCGTGGACGGAGCTGCCCGGCATCAACTCCAGGGGCTGGTGGCCTTCTTCGCCGGGCTCGCGCTCAGCAGCGGCGCCCTCGCCGTGGTGCACCGGGCCCTGCCGGACGCGCCGCACGTGGAGGTCGGCGCACTGATCGTGGCCAATGTCGCCGCGACCGCACTTCGCTTCCTGTTGCTGCGGCTTTGGGTGTTCAGAGGGCCGTAGAGCGACGCGTCCGACCAGCGCGGCCTCCTCGCCGCCCCACGTAGCGGCACCCCCGGTTCCGGTTGCGTACCGGGACCCGGTGGTCACCCCGTGTTCACCCCCCGAGACGGGGAACGTTGGGTTCCGAGGTGCACTCTCCAGGCGTGAGACGTATCGCAGGGATCGTCCTGGCGGTACTGCTGATCGGCGGAGTGGTAGCAGCCGTCGTCGCGGGCCGCAATGATCAGGACAAGGGCACGGCAACGAAGACCGTGCAGGGAGTGATCGGTTCGGAGAAGGCGGAGTTCTTCGCCGATCCCGACGTGGTGAAGGCCCTCGCTGCCAAGGGCTACACCGTGAAGACGGAGACCTCCGGGTCCTGGGCCATGGAAGGGCTCGACCTCAAGGGGTACGACTTCGCCTTCCCGTCCAGCCAGGCGCCGGCCGACGAGCTCGCCGACAAGTACCACGTGCGGCAGCCCCTCCCCCGGCCCTTCTACTCGCCCCTTGTCGTGGTGGCCCATCGCAGCGCGGCCCAAGTACTCGCCGCCAACGGACTCGCCGCCCTCGACAAGAACACCGGCACCCTCAAGATGGCCGCCTACCTCGATGCGGCCGAGCACGACCGGACGTGGCAGCAGCTCAAGGGGGCCAAGGCGCACGGGGAGTTGAGCGGCACGCTCTACATCACCACCACCGACCCCGACACCTCCAACTCCGGCGCCCTCTACCTCGCCGCCGCCTCGTACGTCGCCGACGGCGGACGCGTGGCCGCCGACACCGCCGCCGTCGAGCGCACCGCGCCCCTGATGCACAAGCTGATCAGCGTACAGGGCGCCCAACAGTCCAGCACGGACGCGGCGTTCAGGGACTTCATCAGCGGCGCGGGCAACCCGCTCGTCCTCGTGTACGAGTCGCAGGTCGCCGCACTGCTCGCCGAGGGCCAGGACGTCGGCGACCTCACCGTCCTCTACCCGGACACCACGGCGAACAGCGACCACACCGTCGTACCGCTCACGCCGCAGGGCCGTTCGCTCGGTGAACTCCTCAGCAGCGACCCGACGTTGCGCGAGCTCGCCGTCCGGCACGGTTTCCGGCCGCAGGGCGCGACCGCCGAGTTCACGGCGGCGACCGCGAGCCACACCGCGTATCTCAACCAGAAGCTGACCGGCGTCCGGCAGGCGCCCGTGCCCGCCTCCAAGGTGCTGCACGAGATGGCGCGCCGGGCCGGGAACTAGGGGGAAGCGACACATGACGACCGAACAGAACGAGTTGACCCTCACACCGCCCGAGGCCGTCGCGCCCGTGCCCCGTGAGAAGGCCGGCGGGCTCGTCCCCGTCGACCCGTCCGTGCGGGACGAGATGGCGCGGCGCGCCGCCGAGTACGTCGGCGGGCTCGCCGCCCTCGACGCCCGCTCGCCCGAATTCGCCGGCAAGGTCGGTGAGATCGCGGGCCTGGGCGCCGGCGAGATGCGGGGCGCCGCCGCGCAGTCCAACCGGATGCTGGAGCGCACCCTGCGCAGCCTGCCGGGCAAGGGCGAGGACGCCCAGTCGCATGTCGCGGGCTCGCTCGTCGAACTCCGTCGCGTGGTCGAGGACCTGGACCCGCGTGACCTGCCCGCGAGCAAGGGCAGGAAGTTCCTGTCCCGGCTCCCGGGCGGCAACAAACTGCGCGACCACGTCGCCAAGTACGCCTCCGCGCAGGGCACGTTGAACAAGATCGTGGGCTCCCTGCGCGGCGGCCAGGATGAACTGCGCCGCGACAACGCGGCGCTGCAGACCGAGCGCGTCCGGCTCTGGGAGACGATGGGCAAGCTCCAGGAGTACGTCGTCCTGACCCAGGCCCTCGACACGGCGGTCGAGGAGCACATCGCCGGCGTGGAGACCCAGGACCCGACGCAGGCCGACACCCTCCGCTCCGACGTCCTCTTCCCCGTCCGCCAGAAGCACCAGGACCTGCTCACCCAGCTCGCCGTCTGCGCCCAGGGCTACCTGGCCATGGACGTGGTCAGGCGCAACAACGACGAGCTCATCAAGGGCGTCGACCGCGCGGCCACCACCACCGTCTCGGCCCTGCGTATCTCCGTGATGCTGGCCTCCGCCCTCGAGAACCAGCGCAAGGTCGTCGACCAGGTCAACGCCCTGCGCGGCACCACGGAGGACCTCATCCGCGGCAACGCCGAGATGCTCGCCACCCAGAGCGGCGAGATCCAGCGCATCGCCGCCGACCCGGCCGTCGGCGCGGAAACCCTCCGCACCGCCTTCCAGCAGATCTACCGCACCCTCGACGCGATCGACACGTACAAGGTCCAGGCGACCGAGGCGATGGCGACGACGGTGGAGTCCCTGACCTCGGAACTCCAGCATGCGAGCGCCTACTTGGAGCGCAGCCGCTCGCAGAGTGCGCTGGAAGGCGGGCTCGCATGAGACGACGTACGGCGTGCGCCGTCGTGGCGCTGCTCGCCGTCACGGCCTGCACGGCACAGGAAGAGAAGAAGTCCGAGGGCAACGCGGCCCCCGAACCCGGCACCCTCCGCGTCCTCGCCTCCAGCGAGCTCAGCGACATGAAGCCGATCCTCGACCGGATCCAGCAGGACACCGGCATCACGGTCAAGCCCACCTACATCGGCACCCTCGCCGCCGTGGACCTGCTCGCGCAGGGCAAGGCGGACAGCGCGTACGACGCCCTCTGGCTGTCCTCCAACGACTACCTGCACCTTCGCCCGGACGCGGCGAAGAAGGTCGTCTCGGAGACCCCGGTCATGTCGAGCCCCGTGGCCATCGGCGTCAAGCCGGCGACCGTGAACGCACTCGGCTGGAAGCCGGACGACGTCACCTGGTCCCAGGTGGAGAAGGCGGTGGCGGACGGGAAGCTGACGTACGGCATGACCGACCCCGCCCGCTCCAACTCGGGTTTTTCCACGTTGATTTCGGTCGCCTCGGGCCTCTCCGGCGCCCAGTCAGCGCTCACGGACGCGGACGTGGACAAGGCCACGCCGAAACTGCGGGAGTTCTTCAAGGGTCAGAAGCTGACGTC
This genomic interval from Streptomyces dengpaensis contains the following:
- a CDS encoding GtrA family protein translates to MPNFTEPAPAAVTEAGVARQLPVFAIIGVLSTAAYLGLYTALRPALDAQPANLVSLLATAVANTAANRRFTFRVHGVDGAARHQLQGLVAFFAGLALSSGALAVVHRALPDAPHVEVGALIVANVAATALRFLLLRLWVFRGP
- a CDS encoding substrate-binding domain-containing protein, with protein sequence MRRIAGIVLAVLLIGGVVAAVVAGRNDQDKGTATKTVQGVIGSEKAEFFADPDVVKALAAKGYTVKTETSGSWAMEGLDLKGYDFAFPSSQAPADELADKYHVRQPLPRPFYSPLVVVAHRSAAQVLAANGLAALDKNTGTLKMAAYLDAAEHDRTWQQLKGAKAHGELSGTLYITTTDPDTSNSGALYLAAASYVADGGRVAADTAAVERTAPLMHKLISVQGAQQSSTDAAFRDFISGAGNPLVLVYESQVAALLAEGQDVGDLTVLYPDTTANSDHTVVPLTPQGRSLGELLSSDPTLRELAVRHGFRPQGATAEFTAATASHTAYLNQKLTGVRQAPVPASKVLHEMARRAGN
- a CDS encoding toxic anion resistance protein, with the translated sequence MTTEQNELTLTPPEAVAPVPREKAGGLVPVDPSVRDEMARRAAEYVGGLAALDARSPEFAGKVGEIAGLGAGEMRGAAAQSNRMLERTLRSLPGKGEDAQSHVAGSLVELRRVVEDLDPRDLPASKGRKFLSRLPGGNKLRDHVAKYASAQGTLNKIVGSLRGGQDELRRDNAALQTERVRLWETMGKLQEYVVLTQALDTAVEEHIAGVETQDPTQADTLRSDVLFPVRQKHQDLLTQLAVCAQGYLAMDVVRRNNDELIKGVDRAATTTVSALRISVMLASALENQRKVVDQVNALRGTTEDLIRGNAEMLATQSGEIQRIAADPAVGAETLRTAFQQIYRTLDAIDTYKVQATEAMATTVESLTSELQHASAYLERSRSQSALEGGLA